A genomic window from Chitinophagaceae bacterium includes:
- a CDS encoding DUF2911 domain-containing protein — translation MKTTTILKQLLTPVIIVLFSISVFAQDDPANRPSPPATATGKVGVATITINYGSPSVKERKIWGELVPYGKVWRSGANEATTFETDKDIKVEGKVLPAGKYGFFTIPGEKEWVVIFNKVPDQWGAFKYDESQDALRVTVKPRKSEKSNERLLYTVNDKGIALFWENLEVPVAIQSR, via the coding sequence ATGAAAACCACAACCATTCTGAAGCAACTATTAACACCTGTAATCATTGTTCTTTTTTCCATTTCGGTTTTTGCACAAGACGATCCTGCCAATCGGCCCAGTCCTCCGGCGACGGCTACGGGAAAAGTTGGCGTAGCAACCATCACCATTAATTATGGAAGTCCATCAGTGAAAGAGCGAAAGATTTGGGGTGAGTTAGTACCTTATGGAAAAGTGTGGCGTTCCGGCGCAAACGAAGCCACCACCTTTGAAACAGATAAAGACATTAAAGTGGAAGGAAAAGTGCTGCCTGCAGGCAAGTATGGATTTTTCACTATTCCCGGGGAAAAAGAATGGGTGGTGATTTTCAACAAAGTGCCTGATCAGTGGGGCGCTTTTAAATATGATGAATCACAGGATGCATTGCGTGTAACCGTAAAACCACGCAAATCAGAAAAGAGCAATGAACGTCTTCTTTATACTGTAAATGATAAGGGCATCGCATTATTCTGGGAAAACCTGGAAGTGCCGGTTGCGATTCAAAGCAGGTAA
- a CDS encoding DUF1801 domain-containing protein, producing MGKLAKVKTTENSSSVEDFINDVKDEQKREDSFRLLKLMKRTSKEEPKMWGSSIIGFGKEIIKSPASGREVEWFKIGFSPRKANLTIYLMNLRIHAAALKKLGKHKPAVGCLYINKLDDIDIKILEEMMVTTIKGNRKNE from the coding sequence ATGGGAAAATTAGCAAAAGTAAAAACGACAGAAAACTCATCGAGTGTAGAAGATTTTATTAATGATGTGAAAGACGAACAAAAGCGAGAAGACAGTTTTCGTTTACTCAAATTAATGAAAAGGACAAGCAAGGAAGAACCCAAAATGTGGGGCAGTTCAATTATTGGTTTTGGAAAGGAAATAATAAAAAGCCCTGCAAGCGGTCGGGAAGTTGAATGGTTCAAAATTGGTTTTTCTCCCCGTAAAGCGAACCTCACCATTTACCTCATGAATCTCAGGATTCATGCTGCCGCTCTGAAAAAATTAGGTAAGCATAAGCCTGCCGTTGGTTGCTTATACATCAATAAGCTGGACGACATTGACATCAAGATTCTGGAAGAAATGATGGTAACTACAATAAAAGGAAATCGAAAAAATGAATAA
- a CDS encoding NUDIX hydrolase: MDNRLPDHINRIKAIADTGLLYSNNEFDKERYSELKEISLQLMSEVSGQDINSLKEYFPLVKDYPTAKVDIRGMVLSPDKKILLVKESLDGRWSLPGGWADVGYSPKENIIREFKEETGLDIVPEKLLAVFDKKMHPHPPQPFYIYKMVFYCTVISSKIEKGFDVLDVQYFDIADIPTLSEDRILKSQIELLYRKILGADFTTYVD; the protein is encoded by the coding sequence ATGGATAACAGACTCCCAGATCACATTAACCGGATAAAGGCCATTGCCGATACAGGCCTGCTCTATTCCAATAATGAATTTGATAAAGAACGCTATTCAGAACTAAAGGAAATAAGCCTTCAGCTTATGAGCGAAGTTAGCGGACAAGATATCAATAGCTTAAAGGAATATTTTCCTTTGGTTAAGGATTATCCCACTGCAAAAGTTGATATCAGGGGCATGGTGCTTTCGCCGGATAAAAAAATATTGTTGGTAAAAGAAAGTTTGGATGGCAGGTGGTCATTGCCGGGCGGTTGGGCTGATGTAGGTTACAGCCCGAAAGAAAATATCATCCGGGAATTTAAAGAGGAAACAGGACTGGATATCGTTCCGGAAAAGTTGCTCGCTGTGTTTGACAAAAAAATGCATCCGCATCCGCCACAACCCTTTTACATTTATAAAATGGTTTTTTATTGCACAGTCATTTCATCTAAAATAGAAAAGGGCTTTGATGTGCTGGATGTTCAATATTTTGATATTGCCGATATTCCAACCCTTTCTGAAGACAGGATTTTGAAAAGCCAGATCGAACTGCTGTACAGGAAAATACTTGGTGCTGATTTTACAACGTATGTTGATTGA
- a CDS encoding T9SS type A sorting domain-containing protein, with the protein MQSRIIFLLTFLLSVTSVRAQIVNQQVNFDYYLDATNNDFKNHFSGGYGLSQIQTNGITGGCLTVPDSISWGNDNAIYCTRFKPLAGDTLVAAVGFKYDSALVHPGSYQRALSVWLKPQADFNHYVIASVSGDKKIELLTYSWSNNPYPLLALHSNHWYHYVLTVIFINSLQVKIKAEVFDLGMNGSATPSLVNSSSGTVNDEVLAMDTSIQVSISAATYGGTTYLDDFSFYGRKGFSDCIDIATGISKSPTSEVPLIYPVPAKDEIHINRDNLQGEDIHATLFSVAGIIVSDIYLTGTQNSIDVHRLPPGSYYLRCISAQRTYSYPVVIVK; encoded by the coding sequence ATGCAATCCAGAATTATTTTTCTCCTTACATTTCTTCTAAGTGTCACCTCCGTACGTGCACAAATAGTAAATCAGCAGGTAAACTTTGACTATTACCTTGATGCAACCAACAATGATTTTAAAAATCATTTCAGTGGCGGTTATGGGTTGTCGCAAATACAAACCAATGGCATCACAGGTGGTTGTTTAACGGTTCCTGATTCCATCTCCTGGGGAAATGACAATGCAATTTATTGCACGCGTTTTAAGCCACTTGCAGGCGATACGCTTGTTGCTGCTGTCGGTTTTAAATATGATTCTGCGCTGGTTCATCCCGGCAGTTATCAGCGCGCTCTTTCCGTTTGGTTAAAGCCACAGGCGGATTTCAACCATTATGTGATTGCATCTGTTTCGGGAGATAAAAAAATTGAGTTGCTTACGTATTCCTGGTCCAACAATCCATATCCATTGCTTGCTTTGCACAGCAATCACTGGTATCACTATGTGCTGACGGTGATCTTTATTAATTCATTGCAAGTAAAAATAAAAGCGGAAGTATTTGATCTTGGAATGAACGGTTCAGCGACTCCATCACTGGTGAATTCAAGCAGCGGAACTGTTAATGATGAGGTGCTGGCAATGGACACTTCCATCCAGGTTTCCATTTCTGCGGCAACGTATGGAGGCACTACTTACCTCGATGATTTTTCTTTTTACGGAAGGAAAGGTTTTTCAGATTGCATAGATATTGCAACTGGCATTTCAAAAAGTCCAACTTCGGAAGTACCACTTATTTATCCTGTTCCCGCAAAAGATGAAATACATATTAACAGGGATAACTTGCAAGGAGAGGATATTCATGCAACACTCTTTTCGGTAGCAGGAATAATAGTATCTGACATTTATCTAACCGGTACTCAAAATTCCATTGATGTGCATAGATTACCTCCCGGAAGTTATTATCTGCGCTGCATTTCCGCGCAGCGCACTTATTCCTATCCGGTTGTAATTGTAAAGTAA
- a CDS encoding sulfatase-like hydrolase/transferase: MIKFLIQTILFVLLICNLVVTTAFSQCNLAKPKNLAVNSITSCSAVLSWKKVSGAAYYQIRYKQGNGAFIYVNTGTNITWQIDGLLANKNYTFSIASFCINAQTKGYSNSIKSKTLNCAAPISVAVSAINKHKATLQWQPVCNGSIFNLQYRVVGTTVWTTISNIAATSFQLTQLAPGTSYEFQVQTNCSSVNSSFTAIQTFTTTTGTPEAKPNILAIMVDDGRYDIYQPNGGPSWFETPAINRIANEGVNFQLTFPATSQCAPSRATFYTGLYPHKHGCIVNGNHMNDSLPLIQQILKDNGYYTGFVGKYGQNLGLPQGFDWYAISQSDNYVDVVYTINGADTFIAGHISDIYPQLALTFLNQVPEGQPFALFYFHRAPHGPTIPRPEDALLYTTDTIPFPSNFYKYNHDYPSFFYSSVYKWPYDSLETDTAKLLEYQAVAGVEDNTDTLTDWLESKNMLDKTFLMYTSDNGYSKGEHLLQGKGLAQDESIRLPLFIRYPKWFPAGSVITNELAANFDIAPTMLELAGIPDTFGMDGTSLHKLFTHDVSRKEFFYEFGGTGNLIPALRSVRTLQYKYTYYYCNSTAEEFFDLVNDPSENENLIGNPVYSGLIQTYREKLDSLRTSFEDYEPINIGCSLLNPTIAKASAPSDQELTTALLTLLPNPAVNSFNLQCAKSDQRQAEITIVNVLGESVYSQQVADQNFSISINCRSWPVGVYMVNLKSTSGITSQKLTIVH, translated from the coding sequence ATGATAAAATTTTTAATACAAACAATTTTATTTGTTCTGCTTATTTGCAACCTGGTTGTTACAACTGCCTTTAGCCAATGCAATCTCGCGAAGCCCAAAAACCTGGCGGTTAACTCCATTACGAGTTGCAGTGCTGTGCTTTCGTGGAAAAAAGTGAGTGGGGCCGCTTATTACCAGATCCGTTACAAGCAAGGTAACGGCGCATTTATTTACGTTAATACCGGCACCAATATTACCTGGCAAATCGATGGACTACTTGCCAATAAAAATTACACCTTCAGCATTGCAAGTTTTTGTATAAATGCTCAGACCAAGGGTTATTCAAATTCAATAAAAAGTAAGACACTGAATTGCGCTGCGCCAATCTCGGTGGCAGTAAGTGCGATCAACAAACATAAAGCTACCCTTCAATGGCAACCGGTTTGCAATGGTTCCATTTTTAATCTACAATACAGGGTTGTAGGGACCACCGTCTGGACGACCATTTCAAATATTGCCGCCACCAGTTTTCAACTTACTCAACTTGCTCCGGGCACTTCTTATGAATTTCAGGTACAGACCAATTGCAGCAGTGTCAACTCTTCATTCACCGCCATTCAAACATTTACTACTACAACGGGAACGCCTGAAGCCAAACCGAATATCCTCGCCATCATGGTAGATGACGGACGTTATGATATTTATCAACCCAATGGAGGTCCTTCCTGGTTTGAGACACCTGCCATCAACCGCATTGCCAATGAAGGCGTGAACTTTCAGCTAACTTTTCCGGCCACTTCACAATGTGCACCAAGCCGGGCGACATTCTATACCGGTTTGTATCCGCACAAGCATGGCTGCATCGTGAATGGAAATCACATGAATGATTCATTGCCACTGATTCAACAGATTCTGAAAGACAATGGATACTATACAGGTTTCGTAGGTAAGTATGGTCAAAACCTGGGCCTGCCGCAGGGCTTCGACTGGTACGCTATTTCACAATCCGACAACTATGTAGATGTGGTGTATACCATCAATGGTGCAGATACTTTTATTGCCGGACACATATCCGACATTTATCCGCAACTGGCGCTTACATTTCTCAACCAGGTTCCGGAAGGTCAGCCATTCGCATTGTTTTATTTTCACCGTGCGCCACATGGTCCCACCATTCCACGCCCTGAAGATGCTTTGCTTTATACCACGGATACCATTCCGTTTCCTTCCAACTTTTACAAATACAACCATGATTATCCTTCCTTCTTTTATTCATCTGTTTACAAATGGCCTTACGATTCTTTAGAAACCGACACTGCAAAATTGCTCGAATACCAGGCTGTTGCAGGCGTGGAAGACAATACTGATACGCTTACTGACTGGCTCGAGTCAAAGAATATGCTCGACAAAACTTTTCTGATGTACACCAGCGACAATGGTTATAGTAAAGGTGAGCACCTGTTGCAGGGCAAAGGACTGGCCCAGGATGAATCGATCCGTTTACCATTGTTTATCCGCTATCCGAAATGGTTTCCGGCGGGTTCTGTAATCACCAATGAACTCGCTGCTAATTTCGACATTGCGCCCACTATGCTTGAACTGGCGGGCATTCCCGATACGTTTGGAATGGATGGCACATCACTGCACAAACTTTTTACCCACGATGTTTCACGCAAAGAGTTTTTCTATGAATTTGGCGGCACAGGAAATTTGATTCCCGCACTGCGATCAGTGCGTACTCTTCAATACAAATACACCTATTACTATTGCAACAGTACTGCTGAAGAATTTTTTGATTTGGTGAATGATCCTTCAGAAAACGAAAACCTCATCGGCAATCCGGTTTACAGCGGATTGATTCAGACCTATCGTGAAAAGCTCGACAGTTTAAGAACAAGCTTTGAAGATTATGAGCCCATCAACATTGGTTGTTCTTTGTTGAATCCTACGATTGCAAAAGCATCGGCACCATCTGATCAGGAATTAACAACAGCATTGTTGACGCTGTTGCCAAATCCGGCTGTAAACAGTTTCAATTTGCAATGTGCAAAAAGCGATCAGCGGCAAGCAGAAATTACCATTGTAAATGTTTTGGGTGAATCAGTTTACTCGCAACAAGTTGCAGATCAGAATTTTTCAATCAGTATTAATTGCAGATCATGGCCGGTTGGAGTGTATATGGTGAATCTGAAAAGCACCAGCGGAATAACCTCTCAAAAATTAACCATTGTGCATTAA
- a CDS encoding M20/M25/M40 family metallo-hydrolase yields MKHIKPLLLFTALLLPDGIAAQSSAQERKICKSVDSRTADALTLLKNAVNINSGTMNFDGVRKVGELFMEELKKLGFETRWSSGDAFNRAGHLIAVHKGKGKGKKFLLIGHLDTVFESDNTFQTGTMLNDSILQGPGASDMKGGDVIIILAMQALNDAGLLDDLSIEIVMTGDEELNGDPIALSKKEIKDAALRADIALGFEDGDGLPNSALVSRRGSSEWTLTVKGTPAHSSQIFTEAVGSGAIFEAARILHSFYEALSKEENLTFNPGIIAGGSEVSFDEKTNTATAFGKNNIVSGDVIVRGDLRAVSTEQLKKSRQIMSDIIQQNYPHTSATIDFGDDGYPPMTLTDGNKKLLEEYSKVSVDLGFGVVNAVPPRNAGAADISFACDYVQMALDGLGIAGTGGHTSNETANLNYLAIDAKRAAVLIARLGR; encoded by the coding sequence ATGAAACATATAAAACCATTGCTCCTTTTCACAGCGTTGCTGTTGCCTGATGGTATAGCGGCACAATCATCAGCACAGGAACGGAAAATTTGCAAGTCAGTTGACAGCAGAACCGCTGACGCGCTAACCCTTTTAAAAAATGCAGTGAACATCAACAGCGGCACGATGAATTTTGACGGCGTACGGAAAGTGGGCGAGCTGTTTATGGAAGAATTGAAAAAACTTGGTTTTGAAACCAGGTGGTCGTCGGGAGATGCATTCAATCGTGCAGGACATTTAATAGCAGTTCATAAAGGAAAAGGAAAAGGAAAAAAATTTCTGCTGATTGGCCATCTCGATACAGTGTTTGAATCAGACAATACATTTCAAACGGGAACCATGCTGAACGATTCAATCCTGCAGGGTCCTGGCGCTTCTGACATGAAAGGTGGTGATGTGATTATTATTCTTGCCATGCAGGCACTTAATGATGCAGGATTGCTGGATGATCTTTCGATTGAAATCGTCATGACCGGCGATGAAGAGCTGAATGGTGATCCGATTGCATTGTCAAAAAAAGAAATTAAAGACGCCGCACTAAGAGCTGATATTGCATTGGGTTTTGAAGACGGAGACGGCCTTCCGAATAGCGCATTGGTATCGAGAAGAGGTTCTTCAGAATGGACACTGACGGTAAAAGGCACACCTGCACATTCATCACAAATATTTACTGAGGCCGTGGGCAGCGGCGCCATCTTTGAAGCAGCACGGATTCTGCATTCATTTTATGAAGCACTCAGCAAAGAGGAAAACCTGACATTCAATCCGGGCATCATTGCAGGAGGTTCGGAAGTTTCATTCGATGAAAAAACAAATACAGCCACTGCATTCGGGAAAAATAATATTGTGTCAGGCGATGTGATAGTACGAGGTGATTTGCGTGCTGTTTCTACTGAGCAGTTGAAGAAATCGCGGCAAATAATGTCTGACATCATCCAACAAAATTATCCGCACACTTCCGCAACCATAGATTTTGGCGATGATGGTTATCCGCCAATGACTTTAACAGATGGAAATAAAAAGTTGTTGGAGGAATATAGCAAGGTGAGTGTTGATTTAGGGTTTGGCGTTGTTAACGCAGTCCCGCCGCGCAATGCCGGTGCTGCCGATATTTCTTTTGCCTGCGATTACGTGCAAATGGCGCTTGATGGATTAGGTATTGCAGGAACAGGTGGACATACTTCTAATGAAACTGCGAACCTGAATTATTTAGCTATTGATGCGAAACGGGCAGCGGTGTTGATTGCGAGGTTGGGGAGGTGA
- a CDS encoding fibronectin type III domain-containing protein: protein MRKNQLLTCIMTALFLMVGSNLLHAQSLPGRPIAQQVSNLKNSGLAFKPVSLFSINTARSAELQPSIKKAVAVTLDMNALAAMKAANEDVIAFNFPYDDKTITLELYKVNILTEDFTVVTDQSNGEAISYSPGIYYRGIVKGDETSVAALSFFDGEMMGIVSSDQYLNINIGKSMKAEAKNYDYVIYSDKNLPLKETGCATVDDPDYATKLQEYATNGATLRTANCVRIYYEMDNNLYTNNGSSTTTTTNWMTAVHNNVATLYSNDAVTTSISEIFIWTTGDPYNGTNSSSQLSKFKTNRPTFNGDLGELVGIDPGGLGGVASTINGLCSSTNKYCYSDVDFGYNNVPTYSWTVMVCTHELGHLMGSYHTHNCSWPGGAIDNCYTTEGGCPQGPAPIGGGTIMSYCHLTSYGINFTKGFGPLPSAAIQGAVDAVGCLSSGCTGPCVIPFGLSASSITGSSATLNWSSASGANSYNIQYRATGSVTWISTTSAVTSLALSGLTAGTQYEFQVQSVCTAGSSGYSASVTFITSPPACADNYEPNETKNTAKAITANTVVYGLLNTSTDIDFFSFSNTSAQKNIKVTLTTLPANYDLDFYDPSGTKILASKYTGTTSEIITYNTSVVGTSPPPFSPPPPRPPACFVFFFFFPSPGGGFWLFFSARKTPPPPPPLPPPRLPFFFKIPPWYTSHQHVVWSRTFPPVILSE, encoded by the coding sequence ATGAGAAAAAATCAACTACTTACCTGTATCATGACTGCCTTGTTTTTGATGGTCGGCAGCAACCTGTTGCACGCGCAAAGCCTTCCCGGAAGGCCAATTGCCCAACAGGTGAGCAACCTGAAAAACAGCGGTCTTGCATTCAAGCCCGTTAGTCTTTTCAGCATTAATACAGCGCGTTCAGCTGAATTGCAACCTTCCATTAAGAAAGCAGTGGCCGTTACATTAGACATGAACGCGCTTGCCGCAATGAAGGCCGCCAATGAAGATGTTATCGCTTTCAACTTCCCGTATGATGACAAAACCATCACGCTGGAATTGTACAAAGTGAATATTTTAACGGAGGATTTCACGGTAGTAACTGACCAGTCAAATGGTGAAGCCATTTCTTACAGTCCCGGAATCTATTACCGTGGTATTGTAAAGGGTGATGAGACGTCAGTTGCCGCACTCAGTTTCTTTGATGGTGAAATGATGGGCATTGTTTCTTCTGATCAATACCTGAATATCAATATTGGAAAAAGCATGAAAGCAGAAGCCAAAAATTATGATTATGTAATCTATTCTGATAAAAACCTGCCGCTGAAAGAAACCGGTTGTGCCACAGTTGATGATCCTGATTATGCAACTAAGTTACAGGAGTATGCTACTAATGGAGCCACATTGCGCACTGCCAATTGTGTGAGAATTTATTATGAGATGGATAATAACCTGTATACCAACAATGGAAGTTCAACCACTACTACTACCAATTGGATGACTGCCGTTCATAATAATGTTGCAACACTTTACAGTAATGATGCTGTTACCACCTCCATTTCTGAAATCTTTATCTGGACAACAGGCGATCCCTATAATGGTACCAATTCCTCCTCTCAATTGAGTAAGTTTAAAACGAATCGCCCGACTTTTAATGGCGACCTGGGAGAACTGGTGGGTATTGATCCGGGAGGATTAGGCGGAGTGGCTTCCACCATCAATGGCTTATGTTCTTCCACAAACAAGTATTGTTATTCTGATGTAGATTTTGGATACAATAATGTGCCTACTTACTCCTGGACTGTTATGGTTTGTACACACGAATTGGGTCACCTGATGGGATCTTATCACACGCATAATTGTTCCTGGCCAGGAGGAGCGATTGACAACTGTTACACTACTGAAGGTGGTTGTCCTCAGGGGCCCGCACCAATAGGCGGTGGTACGATCATGAGTTATTGTCATCTCACCTCTTACGGAATCAATTTCACGAAAGGATTCGGACCATTGCCTTCAGCAGCCATTCAAGGCGCTGTAGATGCCGTAGGTTGTCTTTCTTCCGGCTGTACTGGTCCATGTGTAATACCTTTTGGTCTCAGCGCTTCCTCTATAACTGGTTCTTCCGCTACCTTAAACTGGTCTTCCGCCTCTGGTGCCAATAGTTACAATATTCAATACCGTGCTACTGGAAGCGTTACGTGGATTTCAACAACCTCTGCAGTCACTTCACTTGCACTCTCAGGTTTAACAGCGGGAACACAATATGAATTTCAGGTACAGAGCGTGTGCACTGCCGGTTCGAGTGGGTATAGCGCATCAGTTACTTTTATCACTTCCCCTCCTGCCTGCGCTGACAATTATGAACCTAATGAAACCAAGAACACCGCAAAGGCGATAACTGCAAACACTGTGGTGTATGGATTGCTTAATACTTCCACAGACATCGATTTTTTTAGTTTCAGCAATACATCTGCACAGAAAAATATCAAGGTAACACTCACCACGCTGCCTGCTAATTATGATCTTGATTTCTATGATCCGAGCGGAACTAAAATATTGGCCTCCAAATATACCGGTACTACCAGTGAGATCATCACCTACAACACCAGCGTTGTAGGCACTTCACCCCCCCCATTTTCTCCACCCCCCCCACGCCCCCCCGCCTGTTTTGTTTTTTTTTTTTTTTTCCCTTCCCCGGGCGGGGGGTTTTGGTTGTTTTTTTCTGCCCGCAAAACCCCCCCCCCCCCGCCCCCCCTTCCCCCTCCCCGGCTCCCCTTTTTTTTTAAAATTCCCCCATGGTACACCAGCCATCAGCATGTTGTTTGGTCCCGAACATTTCCTCCGGTAATTCTATCTGAATAA
- a CDS encoding DUF4290 domain-containing protein: MQYNTQRPKLLISEYGRIIQNMAREAAKIEDREQRNATAKVIIELMSQASPAFKSIEEYKHKLWDHLIMISDFKLVVDSPYPFPERTSIVVKSDTPLPYPKHKIRHRHYGKNLETLVAKAKDMDEDKRRGLAHVVANYMKLVYANWNKETVSDESIRQDLELISGGLLQLDKNIMLDNPVAAAPQRPMGYIPPRKPFNKGFKKNRPFNAGQGNGNNNRFIKRKKSF; encoded by the coding sequence ATGCAATACAACACACAACGTCCCAAGCTGTTGATCAGCGAATATGGACGTATTATACAGAACATGGCCCGGGAAGCCGCCAAAATTGAAGACCGCGAACAGCGGAATGCCACGGCTAAAGTGATCATCGAACTCATGAGTCAGGCAAGCCCTGCATTTAAAAGCATCGAAGAATACAAACACAAGCTTTGGGATCACCTGATCATGATCAGCGATTTTAAACTGGTCGTGGATTCACCTTATCCGTTTCCTGAACGCACCTCTATCGTGGTGAAATCAGATACTCCTCTTCCTTATCCAAAACATAAAATCCGTCACCGTCACTATGGCAAGAACCTGGAAACGCTGGTGGCAAAGGCAAAAGACATGGATGAAGATAAGCGTCGGGGTCTTGCGCACGTGGTGGCCAATTACATGAAACTTGTGTACGCCAACTGGAACAAAGAAACCGTAAGTGATGAATCTATTCGCCAGGACCTTGAACTGATTTCCGGAGGTTTGTTGCAACTCGATAAAAATATTATGCTTGATAATCCTGTTGCAGCGGCACCGCAACGTCCGATGGGTTATATTCCGCCCCGCAAGCCCTTCAACAAAGGATTCAAGAAGAACCGCCCTTTCAATGCCGGACAGGGAAATGGTAATAACAACAGATTCATTAAACGGAAAAAGAGTTTTTAA